The DNA segment TGATTCACTTCAAGGCTTGAAGGAAGGAGGCTTTCTTATCAGAGTGGCTTGCTCAAACCCATAAGCAACCTCAATCAGCTTCGCCTCTGATCCCTTCAACCCTCCAAAGTTAATCCCAAATGGAACTCCTCCGCCGTCGTATCCTGCCGGAACATTGATCCCTGGAAAACCCCCAATTGCAAGAACTGTAGCTATGCCGGAACCTGGCGTCACCACCGCATCCAGCCGCTTCTTCTTCACTACCTTCTCAAACCCATCTTCCGTCAGCTTTGCTAAGTTCAACAGAGCCGCCGTCTGCACATCGCCGATCCCATTTGTGGCTTCGGCCGCCAGAAAAATCTCCTGGCCGAAAACGTTGAGCAGTTCCTGCACAGCCGTGATTCGAATCGATTACGAATGAATACGATCATTGTGCGATGAAAAACGGATTTAATATTGTGTTACCTGATCTGGGTTTGCGTTATTGAAGGCGATTATATCAGCCAAACTTCGAACAGGGGAAGCCACGAGCTCTTTCAGGTACTCATTTAAAGATTGTTTGAATTCAGCAAGTAATGCCACTGCTTCTCCACTTGCAGTCACGTTTAAGATGATATCTATATTTTCTATCTCTAGATTGTCTATCAAAATAGCTCCACCTTGCCTTCAATTTCAACAATGTTAGATTCCTTGTGTAGATTTGTTATGTATGTTCGTATTGAATTGTTTGTTTAAATGAATATGATGGAAAGATTTAGGGATTTTGTATGGATAGTTAAGAATGTTGGCTTTCTTACTTTAGAGTGTTGAAATGATCCTCAAAAGCTTCTGTGATGGCTGAATCATTGAAGAAGCTGAAAAAGGGGTTTCTCACAATTCCTAATCTTTTCCCTTTCAACCCAATTGGATTGAGGAATTGTTTGTAGCCACCATTTGGAATGTACTTGGAGGTTGTTCTAGTGGCTGCATCATTGTAATCAAATCCTACAATGGTGTCAAGAACTATTACAGCATCTGTTACTGTCCTGCCAATTGGCCTGTTTTCACATGTGAAGGTTACATGCTTTTAGTTTTATATCTTTGTAGAATGTTttgctgatgcaagattgctCACCCAATAGTGTCTTGTCTCGGGGAGACTGGAATAACACCTGCTCTACTAGTGAGGCCAACCGTTGGTTTGATGCCGACAACCGAGTTGAAACTAGCTGGACAGAGGATAGAACCATCGGTCTCAGTTCCTATTGACACTGCTGCTATGTTTGCTGCAACTGATATGGCGGGTCCACTGCTGGATCCACAGGGTGATGCTGATAAAACATATGGATTCTGAAAAGAATTGTAGAAATCAAATGGTTTTTAGTTGTACTTGAAAAACATTAAATGTGGGGAAATTGTCTTTGGAGCCAATTCAAAGTAACACACCTTTCCCTGACCACCTCTAGCGCTCAAACCAGCTGGAGCAGTGAGGGACCTAAAATCAGCCCATTCACTCAAGCTAGCCTTTCCCAGGATGATGGCTCCAGCCCTCCTTAGTCTCTTCACTATGCCTGCATCATGAGGTACGATCGAGCCAAGCAATGCAAATGATCCAGCAGTAGTGTTCAACTTATCCTTAGTCCCAATGTTATCCTTGAGTAAAACTGGAATTCCATGCAGCCCACAAAGCGATCCAGGCTTCTTAGCCGCACGTTCTCTGTCAGCCTTGTAAGCTTGCAGCAATGCATCTGGGTTGATTTCTATGACTCCATGGACAACTGGGTTGAGTCTGTGAATTTCTCCAATGTAGAACTCGACAAGTCTCCTTGAAGTGAGCTGGTTTTGCTTGAAAGCTAACTGCAGGTCTTGCACTGTGGCTTCTCTGATTGACAATCCTCGAACCGTTGCAGAATGTGGCGCAGTCAAACAAAAGGCCACAAGAATCAGAAGCAATGAGAAGGCTACAGAACTAAGTGGTGAAGAGTAGGCCATGGAGGTTTGAAGTTGGAGTTTCGATGGAAGTTCTAAATTTTAGGCCATGGCATCATCATATTATATAGAAGCTTCAATGGAAGGTTTGGTTTTAGCATTGTTTTCTTGTACATGTTCTGAGCTTCTGACCAGGTTCTGGTTTATGGCAATAGAAAGATTACAAAAGGATGGGTTTGCAGATAAGAACATTAAAAATATGAAGATTTGATGAAGTCCAAAGCTAAAGAGGAGGGTATTGCCGTCCATGTCCGGTAGATTTATTTGTTTGTAGCTTAAGTTCTTATGTTATGTTTGTTTTGTTCATGGGATCTAAACCCAATGTTTGGTTGATTGATGAACTTGAAGAAATTTTTAAATGCTTTTCAAGGAATATGCAAATTGATGTGCAAAATTATAGCTGATGTAATTTGATGGTGAAgttttaataagttttcaaattcAACCAGGTGGAGGATTGGactattcattattttttgggGCCGTAATTTGTATCTTTTCTATTAAGGTATGTTCGAATTGACATGGTAAATTCTAACCTCGTTTTTATTTGAATTAGTTAGATCATTTAAAATGtttgtaattatttatgtaattgtataaaTTTTGTAATCATCATTCTTAATAAAATCGAAATGCGTGTTTGagataattttgtaaaaaaaaaaagaaaaagaaaaaaaaagtgtatacttttaaaaatgtaaaattaataatttagagTAAGTTCAAAGGGAATAGGAAATATGATCTTTACCCCATTTtcttttaacatatatatacaacTCTAAACCAAGCATATTGACCTTGTTGCAATAGGTTTACATTTTAGAAATTAGTTACCATATTTACCACTTATgcattttagtttatttgaataaaaaattacacttttgtttctaaaatttgaatttagtaaCATTTTGACTTCTCAATTTTTAAGCATATTTTAACTCATGAGATTTGAGTTTGGTATCATTTTAGACCATATCACTCATACTACAGCTAACAGAAGTTGGCATgacacatttttcttttattaaattaatatatttccTCTCTCTCATTTCTCCTTCTTTTTCCTCTCCTCTCAACCCAACCGCGATTGTTGCCATCACCATCGGTACTTATCATTGTTGTACGGTTGCCACCGCCACTGCCaccttctctttcttttttttctttttcattttttctctgttcttcctcttctttatactcttcttctctttcccatTCGTGTATGTGTATATCTTACACGTGGGAAGAAAgggaggaaggaggaagaagagaaaaaaaaaagtagaaaggagagaaaaataaaagaggcAACAATAAAAgagtgttcatgggttgggttgagttggttgaGTTAAAAAGGACTTTTAAGATCAACCagattgtaaatttcttcaatccaaataatcctcattaaaaaatgaacccaacccaacctaaccatTAAAtatttgggttaggttgggttgggttattcaggtcattgatttaaaattttgttctaaaagaagtaaaatgttaataagtaaaaatttgatttaactattttcatatattgaattaagattaataactcaatttcaatttagataATGTAAAATCTCTTTccaaaatactaaaaaaaaatatttttaaaagttgttagagaataaattatccaaaaaactaatgaaattaaataaaactaaaataaatatatgtatatctaaTTGTATCACAAgcaaaaaatatacattttaaagttaataaggTTGATTCGGGttggtttaggttattttagatgatccatgaaccaacccaacccataagatttttattttttgaacccaacccataaaatttttatttatttgaacccaatccATCCCAAAAGagttaacccaacccaaaccgtacGGATTGAATTTGGTTGGTCGGTCTTTTCGGGTCATAGGATTTTTTTAACATTCCTAATGATGACTATGGATGAATGGAGGGAGAAAGTCGAGAAAAAGGGAGAAAACGATGTCATGTCAACTTGCATTAGGGGATAAAATGTCCGGTTTAAAAATTCAGAGACCAAAAAGTTATCTTTTCCAAACTTCAGACAccaaatgtgtttttttttttctcgggGGAATAGAATTCAAGTCCAAAATAATAGGATATGTAgaacaaggataaaataattgcatatatagaacaGAAACTGGTAAAAGATCAAAAACCCACACCCATCTACCATTTTGCACGCTGCTTCCCGATTTTCTCAAATCGAAAGCTTTCGCTGGCAgctgttatcagtgatagctttccATTTGAGAAGTATGTTATTAGTTGCTATCGCTGATAACTGCAACTAGTGATAACTTCCAATTTAAGAAATGTGCTATCAGTTGCTATGACAAAGAGTTGCTATCAGTCTATCGCTGAAATCACTAATagttgctattagtgataactttcaATTCGAGAAATGtgctatcaattgctatcgttGATAGCTGTTATTAGTGATGCTACTATTAGttataactttcaatttgaaaaatgggTATCAGTTGCTATCACTGATATGTTTCTATAAATGATAGTCAAATAGTGGCTATTACTTATATGTTTCTATCAATGGTAATATTTTGATActttttgttgtttgaatttgatatcatgttatacttgtttgtaaataatttaggtcttttaattaatttgttgataCATATTTGTGTTTGTATGTCGTTATTGATGCATATAGGTATAGAATGATATTCTTCTACATTGATATTCATAAaggatatcattgatagctactgttaatgatattttttattGCTATCAATGTAAAGGATATCAGTGATAGTATTTATGTACTATATAATGTTTGGATGTATGAGGAGACTAGGGAGATGGAAGAAAAactagaaaaaggaaagaaaataaaaataaaaataaatcggagaaaagaaagaaaattaaaaaattaaaaaaagattagaagaagaagaagaagaaataagggaGGACgaaattaaaagttgaaaaaaaattcaaaagttgaTTGTCCAACACttccatatttataaatattttaaatggttttatTAGGAAGGTGAAGATTTTCCTTTACATGAGGATTACTTGTGGgggatttaattatttaaatgaagATTTCCATACACAATTAATCATATAGTTTACATAATATCTGGCTTTatgaaaatgataatattatttttttaaaaaagtttaaaatgtgttaaataatcaaaattatcaaaacctaatattttaaatttgaaaatgtgaTGGCAACTTAACATAATTAGCTTGAACTCTTTAAATTAATAGTTTGTTTCAAAACTTTAAAAGCACAATAGCATttatagaagagaaaacaaaTGGTTGATCTATCTTTTTGCAATTGAAGTCAAAACTTGGTATAATTCTTTTTCCAAAGGGGGTTAAGAGATATTCCCCATCCACATTGCCATTTGGAGGAAAATTAAGAAACACATGAGATATTatctaaaagaaatatatatgtggaaaAGGCTATAATGGAGGCACTTTGGGATTGGTTGCCTAAAAGGATGGGCAAAATGAGATCACTCATTCCTATAAACCAATGTTATATAACCTTTTGCCAATGTCGACGTTAGAGCAGATTTCCGTATTATCCCATTGACATTTTAAACTTATACTCTCACTTCTTGATTACCAGTTATAGTTTCTCGCTctcacttttgtttttgtttttcttctttttgttagTTTCGTTCTTGTTTCCTTAGTTTCTCACTCTCACTCCTGTTGTACAACAGGAAGAGAAAAGAGTATTGACATTTAATCATCACAAAAAAggtaatagaaaaataagaacaagAAGCAAGAGCAAGAATGAGTAGCAAGAGGGAGTTCCTAACCTACGTGCACTATGGTAATTTTACTAATATGACATAagcaaaagattaaaaaataagttctaGAAAGTGGGACAGATTTCATTTTGAACCTAAATTTTAGATCCGTACAATTCTCTAGAATGGACCTGGAAAGCAAAAActttttaaccttttattttaCCCTTTTTATCCTCATCGTAAAAAGAAAACACGAAGTTAAAAAcccatcattaaaaaaaaaaaaaaaaaaaaaaccatttatgTATACTTTTTTTAAACTTTCTGGATCCATTCATATACTGTCTGATAGAGCATTGCTTTCCCAGCAAAGAAGTTATTTTTCCTAAAGTTGCAGAAAATCTTCTATTTTGAAACTTGATACAGATAACTTTCACAAACTTGATAATTGAGAAAGAAGAGGAGGTGGCCTTCGTACCATGGTGGCTTGTTCATATGCATAAGCAATCTCAATTAGCTTTGGTTCAGTCCCTTTGAGACCTCCCAACAGAATACCAAATGGCTCTCCATTTCCCTCATATCCAGCAGGGACACTAATTGCAGGGTATCCCCCAATTGCTAGGACACCTTCTGCTCCTGTCCCTAATGTTATCATTGCATCCAGACTGTTGCCTTTCATTATTTCTTCGAACCCATATAGCGATAAGTTCATCATCCTACTAATTGCCTCCTTCTCCGTCTCTCCGATGCCATCGGTTTGTTCAGATAAAAGAAAGGCATCTTGACCATACTCTTTCATGTTCTCCTGTAATGCCAACAGGAAATATCAATAGCTTATCCCTTAGGAGAGACTACTACACAAACACAAACTGTGTTACTTGACGTTTTTGGAATGTTAAGTTATAATAGATTCGGCGGTTCTCTAAATGTCAAGTAACCCATTATCAAGAATGAAGATCTaaaacttaacaacaaagtCTTACCAGTTCGGGGTGGTTATTGTTGAAGGCAATAATGTCAGCTAGAGATCTAACTGGACTTTGGATCAGTTTCTTGAGGTAATCATTTATGCCAAGCTTGAACTCAGCTATGGTTGCAATAAATTCACCACTTCCAAAAGGATTCAAAATGACATCTACATTTGTTATTTGAAGGTTATCTACAATGGTTGCTCCACTTTTCCTTCAGTTTCAGCCAAGGGAAAAACTCTCAGCAATTAGTACACTACACTAAATACACCTTGAAAACTAATAGATACAATCCCAAACCGTTCGTACAACCTTTggacttttctttttgtttaaaaagtATTCAACTTTCATCCAACATTCTAATAAATTTCTACTGCAACAACTATAGTTTTGAAACGCTGTCAAAGATAatattgcaacttttgaaaCAATAGGAATGTCTTAAGCAAAAGGTAAAGTCCATTGGTACTTTTTGTAATTTAGCATGAAAAAAGAACTCATGGTATGATAACTCTAATCAAAATTCTCAACAGTAAAGAATCTAATCAAATCTTATGTGggccaaaagagaaaaaaaaaagaggtcaTTTTGCAAATATACCTTAACAGATTGAGATGTTGCTCAAAGGTTGGAATGGCCATGGAGTCATTGGGATACAAGTCAAAAAAGGGATGCCTAACAATGCCCAATCTCTTTCCTTTAAGCCCATCTTTCCTCAGAAACTGTTTGTAACCACCTGAAGGTATGAACTGAGATGCTTCCTTGGTTGCCTCACAGTCCATTGGGTCAAATCCCACAATAGCTTCAAGAACATAAACAGCATCTGAAACTGTCCTACATATGGGCCTGTCAACTCCCCATCAATTCAATTGCACCTTCTTTATCAAACTTGTAAAGAAAGATTGTAAAAAAACACAGAAAGCAAGACTTTTTTCCCCATGGACCAATTAAAAAGTATCCCCATGTTCATAATATACTTCCTCAAAACAGTTGACAAGAAAATGATATTTGAcctgattttttaaaatacgtTTTTCTAATGCTTTTCTGGGTCCATGTACTTTAACTCTCAATCTCTCACTTCTTATTTTTCCTCTCGTTGCCTATGTTCACTCTACTCTCGCTTGGTAGCCAAGgcagaaaaagaagaagcaagAGTGAGAGAGGACAAGAGGGAAAGAGTTAAGAGGCAATGTAGG comes from the Benincasa hispida cultivar B227 chromosome 5, ASM972705v1, whole genome shotgun sequence genome and includes:
- the LOC120077566 gene encoding probable amidase At4g34880; translated protein: MAYSSPLSSVAFSLLLILVAFCLTAPHSATVRGLSIREATVQDLQLAFKQNQLTSRRLVEFYIGEIHRLNPVVHGVIEINPDALLQAYKADRERAAKKPGSLCGLHGIPVLLKDNIGTKDKLNTTAGSFALLGSIVPHDAGIVKRLRRAGAIILGKASLSEWADFRSLTAPAGLSARGGQGKNPYVLSASPCGSSSGPAISVAANIAAVSIGTETDGSILCPASFNSVVGIKPTVGLTSRAGVIPVSPRQDTIGPIGRTVTDAVIVLDTIVGFDYNDAATRTTSKYIPNGGYKQFLNPIGLKGKRLGIVRNPFFSFFNDSAITEAFEDHFNTLKQGGAILIDNLEIENIDIILNVTASGEAVALLAEFKQSLNEYLKELVASPVRSLADIIAFNNANPDQELLNVFGQEIFLAAEATNGIGDVQTAALLNLAKLTEDGFEKVVKKKRLDAVVTPGSGIATVLAIGGFPGINVPAGYDGGGVPFGINFGGLKGSEAKLIEVAYGFEQATLIRKPPSFKP